From a single Phragmites australis chromosome 7, lpPhrAust1.1, whole genome shotgun sequence genomic region:
- the LOC133925653 gene encoding uncharacterized protein LOC133925653: MAPTVCMPGKFAALCSKLNEEQKGVVKVIGFQSLLSIPAMPIQRILLEDLAEKYNEVDRSFRIHDHVVPISTWDVYCILGLVDVGDKIEISTKKADPRWFNLCKGRDDIAITFKHLEERIGSGTADDHFARMFVLYTIGTVLAPSSKEYVSSRYVDLVADISKIKGYNWAQFTLEYLIDHLALFKKSKRTGLVGNLAFLQVWFFEHFQAVGDCFDYALHEHPLIKNWGGNKVVKRAHLEGIKKFGAEKVVIRLEQDKP; this comes from the exons atg GCCCCAACCGTTTGTATGCCCGGGAAATTTGCTGCACTATGCAGCAAGTTGAATGAGGAACAGAAGGGTGTTGTCAAAGTAATAGGATTTCAAAGCTTGCTTAGTATACCTGCGATGCCTATTCAACGTATTCTCCTTGAGGACCTTGCTGAAAAGTACAATGAAGTAGATAGGAGCTTTAGAATACACGACCATGTGGTTCCTATTTCTACGTGGGATGTGTATTGCATCTTAGGTCTAGTTGACGTAGGAGATAAGATTGAAATTAGTACAAAGAAAGCCGATCCTAGATGGTTTAATTTGTGTAAAGGGAGAGATGATATAGCAATCACTTTCAAACACTTGGAAGAACGAATAGGGAGCGGCACAGCTGATGACCACTTTGCTAGAATGTTTGTGCTGTATACGATAGGTACAGTTTTGGCCCCTAGTTCAAAGGAATATGTGAGCAGCAGGTATGTAGATCTTGTAGCAgatatttcaaaaatcaaaggcTACAATTGGGCGCAGTTCACATTAGAGTATTTGATTGATCACTTGGCACTATTCAAGAAGAGCAAAAGAACAGGTCTTGTTGGAAATTTGGCGTTTCTGCAG GTTTGGTTCTTTGAACATTTTCAAGCGGTTGGTGATTGCTTTGATTATGCACTCCATGAGCATCCTCTGATTAAAAATTGGGGTGGAAACAAGGTTGTGAAGCGGGCACATCTTGAAGGGATAAAGAAATTTGGTGCTGAAAAG GTAGTTATTAGGTTGGAACAAGACAAACCTTAA